The DNA segment ATCTTTGTTGTTTAATTTCAGATGAACTAACTATCAGCTGTGCATGTGGATTCACCTAGAATTCATGGAAAATCATAAAAACGTCACAGAGTTCATTTTTACGGGTCTTTGGCAGAATAGACAAATAGAGCTGctgttctttctcttgttcttgctTTGCTACCTGGCTATCTTAATGGGGAACTCTGTCATCCTATTTACCATCACCTACAGCCACCTAATCGAACAACCAATGTATTATTTTCTCTGCCATCTTTCCCTCATGGACCTCTGCTACACCTCCACTGTGATTCCCAGGCTCATCAGAGACTTGGCTGCAACAAGAAAAAACATTTCCTATAATGAGTGCATGACCCAGCTCTTCACTGCCCACTTGCTGGCAGGTGTGGAAATCTTCATCCTGGTGTCCATGGCCTTGGACCGCTATGTTGCCATTGTCAAGCCCCTGCACTACATGGTTATCATGAGCAGGAAGAGATGTGATATGTTGATTGTCACGGCCTGGATACTGGGGTTCTGGCACTCCATTGCTTTACTACTGATGGTGCTCAGTCTGCCATTCTGTGGTCCCAACCTCATCAATCACTATGCCTGTGACATTAAGCCACTTTTGAAGCTGGTCTGTAAAGACGTACATGTTGTAAGTATCTTAGCAATTGCCAACTCTGGGATGGTGctttttgccatttttattgtACTACTTGCCTCTTACATACTCATATTGTATTCTTTGAGGACAAGATCATCTGCAGGGAAGCGCAAAGCACTCTCAACCTGTAGTTCACATATAATGgtagtagttttattttttgggtccagtatttatatctatattttacCTGCAGGAAGTGAGAACAAGGATAAGGAAATTTCTGTGTTTTACACTGTGATTGCCCCAATGTTGAACCCCCTTATCTATACTCTGAGAAACAGTGAGATGAAAAGTGCCATGCACAAAGTGTGGTCTTGGCTGTCACTCAGAGTTGAAGTAAGTGAAAGAATATTGTGATTCTGCTCTGATGTTCCTAAGTCAGCTATTATTTGAAAggtgtactggatagttttgtgtcaacttgacacagctggagttatcacagagaaaggagcttcagttgaggaaatgcctccataaaatccagctgtaaggtatttctcaactagtgatcaagggggaaaggccccttgtgggtgggaccatctctgggctggtagtcttgggttctaaaagagagcaggctaagcaagccaggagaagcaagccagtaaagaacatccctccatggcctctgcatcagctcctgcttcctgacctacttgagttccagtcctgacttccttggtgatgaacagcattatggaagtggaagccaaataaaccctttcctccccaacttgcttcttggtcatgatgtttgtgcaggaatagaaaccctgactaagacaacaggtAACAGAAAAATTCAAACTATTTTGGGATAAGTCATGAGCCAAAGGAACAACTTAATGCTCTGTCTAATCTACATAGTACAAGTGTATCCAGAGACCATCAGGTGGGTGGAAAGGCTACAAGAATTGTCTTGGTTTGATAGAGGACATGGATAGGATGGGGATAGCCTAAGTTCCTTTCCTagcatccccagcacacacatgcacacatacaaacacacacacacacacacacactgataatgaAATAAATCTCTAACAACCTTAatcttctgtctcaaaataaataacaaagaaccTTGTTAATAGTAGGAATTTAATTCCATTTTCTCACTTGttggttttaaaatttaatattttttaatgtttcctcTTGTCATATATTCATGAGCATGATATTGGATTATGTAAGGGCATTTTCATACATCTATGTAATATTTTCTGAACACATTAAGCTCACACATTTCCTTTCCATCCTGTTACAGAGCAGATTTAGATCTAATTCTATACCATCAGTACTCACTATGCTTGAAGAGGTATGCTGTAATGATTATTGGCTTTTGAATTTGAGAAATTCGGCAGGACATATATGTTTAGTAAATCTTCCTGTCAATGCTTTAGCAGCTGGCAATTgtcatatgaatatatttttggtATACATGAAGAAATATAATATTTCACAGCTGTAAAATCACTCAGTTAAGGCACAAATGTCTTAAGACAGCATGTCTCATGAGACATTTTCATGATAGATGCTTTGCTCTCCCATCTATATGTATTCTTGTGATGCTCTTTATGTCGATGTACTCAAAAGTTTCTCCAAATTCCAGTGCATTTTTCCTTAATCAGCCTTGCCTAGCTTGCTTCTGTTACTGTGTTTGAGTGTCAATGCCTCATATATATCCCCCTCCCTCAGTTTTCTTCCCCTCCAGGAAGATTTTAGTGGCAAATCaacaaactaaaaccaaccaaccaaccacctaaccaaacaagtaagcaagcaagccaaAAACAGACAGAATACCAAAATTCCCTCAATGTCCAATGCTGCTAATCCTAAAGATATTTACTATTTACAGAAAATCCTGCATTTGATAGCAGTTctttataaaaagtaaaacaattagATTTTCATAGTTAGATTGAGCAAGATTATGAGTTTAATATACAAGTACAACATAAATTAAATGCataattttatatcttattttttctagaaatatttcttaaaaatgagCCTGCATGGATTTGTgctaggtcctctgtatatatattatggatgttacatttgtgttttattgGGTCTCCTAAAATTATGCGTTGGATGTCTCTGGCTCTTTATCAGCTCTTGGGATTCTCCATCTCCAGAGTTGATTTgtgggtttgtgcctagtcttattgtatctttCAAGGCATGTTCtgtggatatccctgggaggcttgctttgttttctgaatagAAATGGAGGAGAAGTTAGGGAAAAGTGAAAGGAGTAGAAACTGCAGTCAAGATATatttaaaacaggaaataaataatgaaaaataatcaaatctaaaaccaaactaagaaaaatataagtgctaaataaacacatgaaatgatacttatatgtttatattcattgatttttcttaGGACCTTCAAGTATTCTCAACATTTAGTATAACACTAAATTATAAtctcaacttttttttgtttggtttttgtttttgtttttgtttttgatttttgagacagcgtttctctctatagcccttgGTGTcatggaactcagtttgtagaccaggctggccttgaactcagaaatctgcctgcttcttcctccagagtgttgggattaaaggcatgcaccaccacgttCCCAGCATAACCTCAACTTTTAATTGTCTTTCATATCCCCCTACTTACTGTGCTTCTAATTATAGATTATCCTGATGCACCTAAAGTCTTATGAGAAAATAGtttttagagaaatgaaaacaatcaaTAAATAACTCTATTTACCTATCAAAGACAGAATCTAGCCTTAGTACAACCTTTGTAAAATCTTACTTATTTATT comes from the Mus caroli unplaced genomic scaffold, CAROLI_EIJ_v1.1 scaffold_17343_1, whole genome shotgun sequence genome and includes:
- the LOC110288397 gene encoding olfactory receptor 4P4-like; amino-acid sequence: MENHKNVTEFIFTGLWQNRQIELLFFLLFLLCYLAILMGNSVILFTITYSHLIEQPMYYFLCHLSLMDLCYTSTVIPRLIRDLAATRKNISYNECMTQLFTAHLLAGVEIFILVSMALDRYVAIVKPLHYMVIMSRKRCDMLIVTAWILGFWHSIALLLMVLSLPFCGPNLINHYACDIKPLLKLVCKDVHVVSILAIANSGMVLFAIFIVLLASYILILYSLRTRSSAGKRKALSTCSSHIMVVVLFFGSSIYIYILPAGSENKDKEISVFYTVIAPMLNPLIYTLRNSEMKSAMHKVWSWLSLRVEVSERIL